A genomic window from Salvia splendens isolate huo1 chromosome 11, SspV2, whole genome shotgun sequence includes:
- the LOC121753971 gene encoding photosystem I reaction center subunit V, chloroplastic-like produces MASALFSAPTFQGLRPLNKATDSSLLLSKPASATFRRSGAGLAVKAELNPSLVISLSTGLSLFLGRFVFFNFQRENVAKQVPEQNGISHFEAGDVRAKEYVSLLKSNDPVGFNIVDVLAWGSIGHIVAYYVLATSSNGYDPSFFG; encoded by the coding sequence ATGGCCTCCGCCTTGTTCTCCGCCCCAACCTTCCAAGGCCTCCGCCCACTGAACAAGGCCACCGACTCCTCTCTCCTCCTCTCCAAGCCCGCCTCCGCCACCTTCCGCCGCAGTGGCGCTGGATTGGCGGTGAAGGCGGAGCTGAACCCGTCGCTGGTGATAAGCCTGAGCACGGGGCTGTCGCTGTTCCTAGGCAGGTTCGTGTTCTTCAACTTCCAGAGGGAGAATGTGGCGAAGCAGGTGCCGGAGCAGAACGGGATCTCGCACTTCGAGGCCGGCGACGTCCGCGCCAAGGAGTACGTCAGCCTCCTCAAATCGAACGATCCTGTTGGATTCAACATCGTCGACGTGCTGGCGTGGGGATCCATCGGCCACATCGTCGCTTACTACGTTCTCGCCACCTCTAGCAATGGCTACGACCCCAGCTTCTTcggttga
- the LOC121754332 gene encoding uncharacterized protein LOC121754332, with protein MSSSFNFEAFNLLEDNEWDEKIVKQNQQFDQLIEDIAIWPTTLPSPLATQTARAKRRYIERKREEGHDTIFEQYFAEDPIYPPDFFRTRYRMRKPLFEKKMNKLIDTDNFFVQKRDATGRLGMSAIQKCTTAMRMLAYGAAADLHDEYLRMSAQLIRKSLIKFVEGVISNFGDEYLRKPNEEDLARLLHIGEQRGFPGSRNDINVLDQSPVFDDILEGRAPKVNYIVNGHEKNIGYYLTDGIYPQWAAFIKSIPGP; from the exons ATGTCATCAAGTTTTAATTTTGAAGCTTTCAATCTTCTTGAAGACAATGAATGGGATGAAAAAATTGTTAAACAAAATCAGCAATTCGATCAACTAATCGAGGATATAGCTATTTGGCCAACAACCTTGCCTTCACCACTTGCAACCCAGACGGCTAGAGCTAAAAGGAGATACATTGAAAGGAAACGCGAAGAGGGTCATGATACTATTTTCGAGCAGTACTTTGCTGAAGATCCAATCTATCCTCCAGATTTTTTTCGAACAAGGTATCGCATGCGAAAACCATTgttcgaaaaaaaaatgaataagcTCATCGACACCGACAACTTTTTTGTGCAAAAGCGTGATGCTACTGGTCGACTTGGTATGTCTGCAATTCAGAAATGTACAACAGCGATGAGGATGTTGGCCTACGGGGCAGCGGCCGACTTGCACGACGAATATTTGAGAATGAGCGCACAACTCATTCGCAAATCTCTCATCAAGTTCGTTGAAGGTGTAATTTCTAACTTCGGCGATGAGTACTTGCGAAAGCCCAACGAAGAAGACTTGGCAAGACTTCTGCATATTGGAGAACAACGTGGGTTTCCAG GTTCGAGAAATGATATTAACGTGCTTGATCAATCTCCTGTTTTTGATGATATTTTGGAAGGTCGAGCACCGAAGGTCAATTACATAGTAAATGGCCACGAAAAAAATATAGGATATTATCTCACTGATGGCATATATCCTCAATGGGCGGCATTTATCAAATCTATCCCAGGTCCATAA
- the LOC121754329 gene encoding heavy metal-associated isoprenylated plant protein 16-like, giving the protein MKKKIVINVPMHSEKAKSKAMKIAVAVEGVMGVSIGGNDKLEVVGEEVDSVCLANCLRKKFCFAEIISVGEAKPQPPKPPVPPLCPPPPYFHPIYCYDPPPSNCSIM; this is encoded by the exons ATGAAG AAAAAGATAGTGATAAATGTGCCGATGCATAGTGAGAAGGCTAAGTCAAAGGCGATGAAGATTGCTGTGGCTGTTGAAG GAGTGATGGGAGTGAGTATAGGAGGAAATGATAAGCTAGAGGTGGTGGGAGAAGAGGTAGATTCAGTGTGTTTGGCCAACTGTCTCAGGAAGAAATTTTGTTTTGCAGAAATCATAAGCGTCGGAGAAGCCAAGCCACAACCTCCCAAACCACCAGTGCCGCCGCTGTGTCCTCCACCGCCGTATTTCCACCCCATTTATTGCTACGATCCTCCTCCCTCCAATTGCTCCATTATGTGA
- the LOC121754331 gene encoding uncharacterized protein LOC121754331 translates to MEDDENNIFSDSQNFNPSQNVNPSQDYFPSFDDFPNSEQFQSSFQNQHSSQAISQTKSAVNTPHGWSEQEDMALMSAWCFVSTNAVVGTNQTSNHLWQNVLNLYEQTRKENPKIAHDRATSGLSKEDIEKAAQQLYDKSKFTHHKVFEEVMRLNPKWELKLNSTGSTRFQPDEDSLEESRGSSKRSRTSEEGGPQIDSTPESRSSTLQRPIGRDQAKAKAKRKGKEVATPSYTIPNDFTAALPEMRVTRERECDIQERKIKAASDIQERNIKAASLTPLMAKRDLTPEEEDLKRNLIAELFVK, encoded by the exons ATGGAGGATGATGAGAATAATATATTCTCCGATTCCCAAAACTTCAACCCTTCCCAAAATGTTAACCCTTCACAAGATTATTTCCCTAGCTTTGATGATTTTCCGAATTCTGAGCAGTTTCAAAGTTCATTTCAAAATCAACATTCAAGCCAAGCCATATCACAAACCAAGAGTGCTGTAAACACCCCACATGGTTGGAGTGAGCAAGAAGACATGGCATTAATGTCTGCTTGGTGTTTCGTGAGCACGAATGCAGTTGTTGGCACCAACCAAACTAGTAACCATCTATGGCAAAATGTTCTTAATCTATATGAGCagacaagaaaagaaaatccaaaaattg CGCATGATCGAGCTACGAGTGGCCTGTCTAAAGAGGACATTGAGAAAGCCGCTCAACAACTGTATGATAAGAGCAAATTTACTCACCATAAGGTGTTTGAGGAGGTGATGAGACTCAATCCCAAGtgggaattgaaattgaatagcACTGGTTCAACGCGTTTCCAGCCAGATGAAGATAGTCTTGAAGAAAGTCGTGGGAGCTCAAAAAGGTCGAGGACTAGTGAGGAAGGAGGACCTCAAATCGACTCCACTCCTGAGAGTCGTTCTTCAACATTGCAACGTCCTATTGGAAGAGATCAAGCTAAGGCTAAGGCTAAAAGAAAAGGCAAAGAAGTTGCAACACCATCATATACAATTCCTAATGATTTCACTGCAGCACTGCCTGAAATGAGAGTCACACGTGAAAGGGAATGTGATATTCAGGAACGGAAGATCAAAGCAGCTAGTGATATTCAGGAACGGAACATCAAGGCAGCTAGCCTTACTCCGCTGATGGCTAAGAGAGACTTAACTCCAGAAGAAGAAGATCTGAAACGCAATCTCATTGCAGAATTGTTTGTGAAGTGA